Proteins encoded in a region of the Suncus etruscus isolate mSunEtr1 chromosome 1, mSunEtr1.pri.cur, whole genome shotgun sequence genome:
- the LOC126000790 gene encoding keratin, type I cuticular Ha8-like codes for MTSSCIGSTPCPGSTKVPGARYFCIPPIDLLEQPGPAVSPMCLSTTMAHANRIRVGSTPLGRPSCCVPVSCNTACPLPGTCNIPGNIGSCGPYGEGALNGHEKVTMQFLNDRLANYLEKVRQLERENAELETKIREWSKCHESTMCPDYQSYFRTVEELQQKILCSKAENARLIIQIDNSKLAADDFRIKYESEHALRQVVEADMCGMHKLMDDLSLAKADLEAQQESLKEEQLSLKQNHEQEVRILKSQLGDRLRIELDTEPTVDLARVLAQMRCQYETMVETNRQDVEQWFQAQSEGFSLQATSCSEELQCCQSEILELRCTVNALEVERQAQHNLKDCLQNSLCEAEARFGTELAQMQTLISTVEEQLAEIRSDLERQNQEYQVLLDVKARLESEIATYRSLLESEDCKLPCNPCATPPSCVAPPCPPRPGCAPRTTYGPGSVCGVGTGCRF; via the exons ATGACTTCCTCCTGCATTGGCTCTACCCCCTGCCCTGGCAGCACCAAGGTTCCTGGAGCCAGATATTTCTGCATTCCCCCCATAGACCTTCTGGAGCAGCCCGGGCCTGCAGTTTCCCCCATGTGCCTGTCAACTACAATGGCACATGCCAACAGGATTCGTGTGGGTTCCACCCCCCTGGGCCGACCCAGCTGCTGTGTGCCTGTCAGCTGCAACACAGCCTGCCCCCTGCCAGGGACCTGCAACATCCCTGGCAACATTGGCAGCTGTGGGCCCTATGGTGAAGGCGCCTTAAATGGCCATGAGAAGGTGACCATGCAGTTCCTGAATGATCGCCTGGCCAACTACCTGGAGAAGGTGCGGCAGCTGGAGCGGGAGAATGCAGAGCTGGAGACCAAGATCCGGGAGTGGAGCAAATGCCACGAGTCCACGATGTGTCCTGACTATCAGAGCTACTTCCGCACTGTAGAGGAGCTCCAGCAGAAG ATCCTGTGCAGCAAGGCTGAGAATGCCAGACTGATTATCCAAATCGATAACTCCAAGCTAGCAGCTGATGACTTCAGAATCAA ATATGAGAGCGAGCATGCACTGCGCCAGGTGGTGGAGGCAGACATGTGCGGCATGCACAAGCTGATGGATGACCTGAGCCTGGCCAAGGCTGACCTGGAGGCCCAGCAGGAGTCCCTGAAGGAGGAGCAGCTCAGTCTCAAGCAGAACCATGAGCAG gaagtGAGAATCCTGAAGTCTCAGCTAGGAGACCGACTGCGGATTGAGCTGGACACGGAGCCCACTGTGGACCTGGCCAGGGTACTGGCACAGATGCGGTGCCAGTACGAGACCATGGTGGAGACTAATCGCCAGGATGTGGAGCAatggttccaggcccag TCTGAAGGCTTCAGCCTGCAGGCCACATCGTGTTCTGAGGAGCTGCAATGCTGCCAGTCAGAGATACTGGAGCTGCGCTGTACAGTGAATGCCCTGGAGGTGGAGCGCCAAGCCCAGCACAACCTG AAAGACTGTCTGCAGAATTCTCTGTGTGAGGCCGAGGCCCGCTTTGGCACTGAGCTGGCCCAGATGCAGACCCTGATCAGCACCGTGGAGGAGCAGCTGGCGGAGATCCGCAGTGACTTGGAgcggcagaaccaggagtaccaaGTACTGTTGGATGTCAAGGCACGGTTGGAGTCAGAGATCGCCACATACAGGAGCCTCCTGGAAAGCGAGGACTGCAA ACTGCCCTGCAATCCGTGTGCCACTCCCCCATCCTGTGTGGCACCTCCATGCCCTCCCCGTCCAGGCTGTGCCCCCCGCACCACCTATGGGCCTGGTTCAGTCTGTGGAGTTGGCACGGGATGCCGGTTCTGA